One genomic region from Marinobacter szutsaonensis encodes:
- a CDS encoding putative 4-mercaptohistidine N1-methyltransferase, which translates to MNEPSGYYESDTTLAQYLEFHFGESWHGEPNFPQELARLCFDAMNGRDHGKALDLGCACGRATFELATRFDHVDGVDFSESFVSSAAEMAKQKQMRYARPEEGELVSYQERSLASLGLEDTAGRVSFHQGDACELNPRFTGYDLVLAANLIDRLYQPSKFLTTIHERITDNGLLVIASPYTWLEEYTPREAWVGGFRKDGEDYTTFDGLQDMLAPHFRLLVDPHSVPFVIRETRNKFQHSFSEVTVWEKL; encoded by the coding sequence ATCCTGGCATGGCGAGCCGAACTTCCCTCAGGAGCTGGCGCGGCTGTGTTTCGATGCGATGAACGGACGGGATCACGGCAAGGCCCTGGATCTGGGCTGTGCCTGCGGCCGGGCCACCTTCGAGCTGGCCACCCGCTTTGACCACGTCGACGGTGTCGATTTTTCCGAGAGTTTTGTCAGCTCAGCGGCGGAAATGGCGAAGCAGAAGCAGATGCGTTACGCCCGGCCGGAAGAGGGCGAACTGGTGAGTTACCAGGAGCGGAGCCTGGCGTCCCTCGGACTGGAAGATACGGCCGGGAGGGTGAGCTTCCATCAGGGTGATGCCTGTGAACTCAACCCCCGGTTCACCGGCTACGACCTGGTGCTGGCGGCCAATCTGATAGATCGCCTGTACCAGCCGTCAAAGTTCCTCACCACCATCCACGAGCGCATCACCGACAACGGCCTGCTGGTCATTGCCTCCCCGTACACCTGGCTGGAGGAATACACGCCCCGGGAGGCCTGGGTCGGTGGGTTCCGCAAGGACGGCGAGGACTACACCACCTTTGACGGCCTGCAGGATATGCTGGCGCCGCATTTCCGGCTGCTGGTAGATCCTCACAGCGTGCCGTTTGTGATCCGGGAGACGCGGAACAAATTCCAGCACAGCTTCTCGGAAGTGACGGTCTGGGAGAAACTCTGA